From the Musa acuminata AAA Group cultivar baxijiao chromosome BXJ1-2, Cavendish_Baxijiao_AAA, whole genome shotgun sequence genome, one window contains:
- the LOC135612297 gene encoding uncharacterized protein LOC135612297 → MPRDDQLLDDLCALVLAAFRSPRTAPPMREQVTPAGFASFLLGASVAMMLCGSMTFLIGFLLLPWVIGLLAVVYFAGFVSNLSGLTRAILRRISASSPEAIPDILSSKFTTC, encoded by the exons ATGCCCCGGGATGACCAACTCCTCGACGATCTCTGCGCCCTCGTCCTCGCTGCCTTTCGCTCCCCCCGCACCGCCCCGCCGATGCGCGAGCAGGTGACGCCGGCGGGGTTCGCCTCGTTCCTCCTCGGCGCGTCGGTGGCCATGATGTTGTGCGGGTCCATGACGTTCCTGATCGGGTTCCTACTGCTGCCCTGGGTGATCGGCCTCTTGGCGGTGGTGTATTTCGCCGGGTTCGTCTCCAATCTGTCCGGCCTGACGAGGGCGATCCTTCGCCGGATTTCCGCGTCGAGCCCCGAGGCGATCCCAG ATATACTCTCTTCCAAATTTACAACTTGTTAG